A single genomic interval of Arthrobacter globiformis harbors:
- a CDS encoding N-acetyltransferase yields MTGEKNLQTLLASMHPVLRAGEYVYVLWPHGKPLAGHIEAAVREAEGLTVVLPRAEAEALELPYDFVAAWITLEVHSALEAVGLTAAVSRALTQARISCNVLAGFHHDHLLVPVTDSARALEVLSELAAANAPEPEPVREVVLRSEQPRDRDAVLALTAEAFAVSPVTRLPVDGEPVEVKVLRELFVAEEYLPEFSIVAELDGEIVGHVISTRAWVQDLELLGLGPIGVTPRLQRHGIGSALMRETVVRANAAGEKGIALLGSTDYYPRFGFVPASSLGIEAPDRKWGDHFQLLPLALWPGGVHGTFRYAGPLSAV; encoded by the coding sequence CCGGGGAGTACGTCTACGTTCTGTGGCCGCACGGCAAACCGTTGGCGGGGCACATCGAAGCCGCCGTCCGGGAAGCCGAGGGGCTCACGGTGGTCCTGCCCCGGGCCGAAGCGGAGGCGCTGGAGCTGCCCTACGATTTCGTCGCGGCCTGGATCACCCTGGAGGTCCACTCTGCCTTGGAGGCCGTAGGCCTGACCGCGGCCGTCAGCAGGGCCCTGACCCAGGCCCGGATCAGCTGCAACGTGCTGGCCGGCTTCCACCACGACCACCTCTTGGTGCCGGTAACCGACTCGGCGCGGGCGCTGGAGGTCCTTTCCGAGCTCGCGGCCGCCAACGCCCCCGAGCCCGAACCGGTGCGGGAAGTGGTGCTCCGCAGCGAGCAGCCCCGGGACCGCGACGCCGTCCTTGCCTTGACCGCCGAAGCCTTTGCCGTTTCACCGGTCACCCGACTGCCCGTGGACGGGGAGCCTGTTGAGGTCAAGGTGCTCCGCGAGCTGTTCGTCGCCGAGGAGTACCTGCCGGAGTTCAGCATCGTCGCTGAACTGGACGGCGAAATCGTCGGGCATGTAATCAGCACCCGCGCGTGGGTGCAGGACCTCGAGCTGCTGGGGCTCGGGCCCATCGGCGTGACGCCCCGGCTGCAGCGCCACGGTATCGGCTCGGCGTTGATGCGCGAAACTGTCGTCCGTGCCAACGCTGCGGGGGAGAAGGGCATCGCGCTGCTGGGAAGCACCGACTATTACCCCCGGTTCGGCTTCGTCCCGGCGTCGTCCCTGGGCATCGAGGCGCCGGACAGAAAGTGGGGCGACCACTTCCAGCTGCTGCCACTCGCTCTGTGGCCCGGCGGGGTGCACGGCACATTCCGGTACGCAGGGCCCTTGTCCGCCGTCTGA
- a CDS encoding ABC transporter substrate-binding protein encodes MISLPQTAPRVAKITVLSIGVALLATACGGGSTPSATESSAAAGGIACPAPSATAGATSTASETGGVPAATTTTPTALKLGSLLPTTGSLAFLGPPEIAGVNLGIKEVNDAGGVLGKPVQVVHRDSGDTKTDIATQSTTALLGQGVSAVIGAASSGVSKTVINQITGAGVVQFSPANTSPDFTTWDDKGLYWRTAPSDVLQGKVLGNYMATCGAQTVGMIVLNDAYGTGLQKNIKAAFEAAGGQVVAEQLFNEGDSQFSSQVDKIIAAKPDAIALITFDQAKSIVPLLTGKGIKPSQLFMVDGNTSDYSKDFQAGTLKGAQGTIPGTFAKDDFKKKLLAIDPALKDYSYAGESYDAVNLISLASEAAKSTKGTEIAKQLKAVSEGGEKCTDFASCVTLLRNGKDIDYDGQSGPVTFSDAGDPTEAFIGIYEYQDDNKYTPAREEFGKL; translated from the coding sequence ATGATTTCACTCCCCCAGACGGCGCCACGGGTCGCTAAGATCACTGTGCTTAGCATCGGCGTCGCCCTTCTGGCCACGGCTTGTGGTGGCGGTTCCACCCCGAGCGCGACAGAATCCTCCGCAGCGGCCGGCGGCATCGCGTGCCCTGCACCCAGTGCCACGGCCGGGGCGACCAGCACCGCCAGTGAAACCGGCGGCGTACCGGCAGCAACTACCACCACTCCCACTGCGCTGAAACTTGGGTCGCTCCTGCCGACGACGGGGTCGCTGGCGTTCCTCGGCCCGCCAGAAATCGCCGGCGTGAACCTCGGCATCAAGGAGGTCAACGACGCCGGCGGCGTGCTCGGCAAGCCGGTGCAGGTGGTCCATCGCGACTCCGGCGACACCAAGACCGACATCGCCACGCAGTCCACCACGGCACTTCTCGGCCAGGGTGTCAGCGCCGTCATCGGTGCTGCCTCCTCGGGTGTGTCAAAGACCGTGATCAACCAGATCACCGGCGCGGGCGTGGTCCAGTTCTCGCCGGCAAACACCTCGCCGGACTTCACCACCTGGGATGACAAGGGCCTGTACTGGCGTACGGCTCCGTCCGACGTCCTGCAGGGCAAGGTGCTGGGCAACTACATGGCCACCTGCGGCGCCCAGACTGTAGGCATGATCGTCCTGAACGACGCCTACGGCACGGGCCTGCAGAAGAACATCAAGGCCGCCTTTGAGGCAGCCGGCGGCCAGGTCGTGGCCGAGCAACTCTTCAACGAGGGTGACTCGCAGTTCAGCAGCCAGGTGGACAAGATCATCGCCGCCAAGCCGGACGCCATTGCCCTGATCACCTTTGACCAGGCCAAGAGCATTGTTCCGCTGCTGACCGGCAAGGGCATCAAGCCCTCGCAGCTGTTCATGGTGGACGGCAACACGTCCGACTACAGCAAGGACTTCCAGGCAGGCACGCTGAAGGGCGCCCAGGGAACCATCCCCGGCACCTTCGCCAAGGATGACTTCAAAAAGAAGCTCCTCGCCATCGACCCGGCACTGAAGGACTACAGCTATGCCGGTGAGTCCTACGACGCGGTCAACCTGATTTCGCTGGCGTCCGAGGCCGCCAAGAGCACCAAGGGTACGGAGATCGCCAAGCAACTCAAGGCAGTCTCCGAAGGCGGCGAGAAGTGCACGGACTTCGCGTCCTGTGTCACGCTGCTCCGCAACGGCAAGGACATCGACTACGACGGCCAGTCCGGTCCGGTGACCTTCTCCGACGCCGGTGACCCAACGGAAGCCTTCATCGGCATCTACGAGTACCAGGACGACAACAAGTACACGCCGGCCAGGGAAGAGTTCGGCAAGCTGTAA